The DNA region AGCCCGAGGGACCCATCACCGCGGTGAAGGTGCCGCGGTGGAACTCCGCGTCGATGCCGGCCAGGGCGGTGACCGCCTGGGGCCCGGTGCCGTAGGTGCGGGTGAGTCCTCCGACGCGTACCGCCGGCTCGGCGGGTCGTCCAGCAATGGCGGACATGAATATCGGCCTCTCCGTGAGCTCGGCAGATCGAGTACACGGAAAAGCTATGGCGCTACGGCGTCCCGGACGATCTAGCGTACGGGCCAACCGGGGTACAGCAGGCTGTACTAAACGCGGCCCTGGGTGTCCTTGAGGTACCGCAGGACGGCGGTCACCCGACGGTCGGCCGAGTCGTCCGGGGCCAGGCCGAGCTTGGCGAAGATGTTGCGGATGTGCTTGTGCACGGCCCCTTCGGTGACGAACAGCCGTTCCGCGATCGCGGTGTTGCCCAGCCCTTCGGCCATCAGCGCGAGCACCTCCCGTTCCCGGGCGCTCAGCAGGCTGAGGGTGCTGTCCGGGCGGCTGCGGGCGAAGAGTTGGCTGACCACCTCGGGGTCGATCGCCGTACCGCCCTCGGCTACCCGGTGCAGCGCGCCGAGGAACTCCTCGACCCGACCCACCCGTTCCTTGAGCAGGTAACCCAGCCGTACCGCGCCGGCGGCCAGCAGGTCGGTGGCGAAGGCCTGCTCGACGTACGCCGACAGGACCAGCACCGCCAGGCCGGGGTGCCGACGCCGGGCCTCGACGGCGGCCACGATCCCCTCGTCGGTGTGGGTGGGGGGCATCCGCACGTCGACGATCGCCACCTCCGGCCGATGGGTGTCCACCGCGGACAGGAAGGTGGTCGGGGAGTCCGTGGTGGCCACCACGTCCAGGCCCTCGGCCCGCAGCAGCAGGGCCAGCCCCTCGCGCAGCAGGGCGTCGTCCTCGGCGATCACGATCCGCACGGCAACTCCACGAGTATCGTCGTCGGCCCACCGGGTGGGCTGGTCAGGGTGAACCGGCCGTCATGGGCCTCGACCCGGCGCCGGATGCCACCGATGCCGGAGCCCTGGCGCTCGTCCGCGCCACCCCGACCGTCGTCCGTGATCGACAGGTGCAGCCGGTCGGCCTCGCGTCGGACGGTGACG from Micromonospora sp. NBC_01739 includes:
- a CDS encoding response regulator transcription factor, whose amino-acid sequence is MRIVIAEDDALLREGLALLLRAEGLDVVATTDSPTTFLSAVDTHRPEVAIVDVRMPPTHTDEGIVAAVEARRRHPGLAVLVLSAYVEQAFATDLLAAGAVRLGYLLKERVGRVEEFLGALHRVAEGGTAIDPEVVSQLFARSRPDSTLSLLSAREREVLALMAEGLGNTAIAERLFVTEGAVHKHIRNIFAKLGLAPDDSADRRVTAVLRYLKDTQGRV